The genomic stretch ctcccctgcccaggccTGTGTGGTGAAACGGGAGTTCAAGAAGGCAGAGCAGCTCATAAAGCACGCCGTGTACCTTGCCAGGTAAGGGCCATTCCAGAAAAACCTTTCTGAAATTGTGCTCAGCTGGCCTCAGTTTGTGATGGAGGTGTGTTTGTGCAGGGAGCATTTTGGAGCCAAGCACCCCAAATACTCTGACACGCTACTAGACTACGGATTTTACCTGCTCAATGTAGACAACATCTGCCAATCTGTTGCCATCTATCAGGTAGGCAGCAGGACTTGTTTGTCTTgctggttttcatctcttagaTGTTGTAGTTAATTCATGGAGATAGAGAATAGTTGATTTCATTACTGCAATTGTGATGTttaaaaaatctccaaacacTTCCAGCTAtggggttttgctttctttgtctTCCTCTGACTCCTGTCCTTTATATAAGTAGTGTCTCAAATATGTAGAGACTTTCAGAGCCAGTGGATTCATCATAGAgatgaatttggggtttttttctgtgttaccTGATGAAATTGTGGTTTCGGACCCCTTGCAGACAGCGCTCGATATCCGGCAGTCGGTGTTTGGAGGTAAAAACATCCACGTAGCCACAGCTCATGAAGACTTGGCTTATTCTTCATATGTTCACCAGTACAGCTCTGGCAAATTTGACAATGCACTGTGAGTACAGCACACAGCAGCACAGTTAGTGCtgtaaatgaagaaaaatattcaTTGCAttaatatttctaattttttgtCAATCAACTGCTGGCATACATAAACAGATCCTGAATTTATTTCATCTCTCCCAGATTCCATGCTGAACGTGCTATTGGCATTATCACTCACATTCTCCCAGAAGACCATCTCCTCTTGGCCTCTTCAAAGAGAGTTAAAGGTAGTTCCCTTTGTTGTTTGAACCATTTGGTTGTGCTCATCCTGGTCCTTTCCAGGCAATGCAGCTTGAGTTGTCTTTTTCAGTGGAGGTGTTTGTAGTCCTTGGTGTTTAAAGCACacttgtaacaaaaaaaaaaaaaaaaaaaaaacttaggtGAGTTGGAGCGGGGTGGGGGTGaaatgatagaatataaaaatgTACTGGGAGCTTGACACAGCAGCGTGACAGACACAGAGCCTGGTGGGCTGGGTCCCTGGCTCTGAGCTGGCCGTGGGCACAGTAACAGTTCCTgtctcctgcccccagcacttatCCTGGAGGAGATTGCCATAGACTGtcacaacaaggagacagagcaGAGGCTGCTCCAGGAGGCTCATGACCTGCACCTCTCCTCGCTCCAGCTGGCTAAAAAAGCCTTTGGGGAGTTCAACGTGCAAACAGCCAAACACTACGGCAACCTGGGCAGACTGTATCAGTCCATGAGGAAGTTCAAGGTAAGACTTTACTCCTGACCTAAAATCTGCAAGACCCCTGAAATCTGTCACTACAAATGAGGGGTTCCAATGTCCATCATTCCCAAGTTCAGTTGGTAGTTCTGTGCTTGGAAAACTTGTGCTTTATCTTTCACCCCAAAAGCAAAAACAATCCGTGGAGATGGATGATACCCTCAGAGGGTGACCGGGAAGAATTTGGAGAACTTGGTTTATGTTTGGCTTTGTTACTTTTTGCCTGTTACAAAATGCTACTGTTTGAGCTGCTACATAGTTAAGTTTATTTAAACTAACTTTCCCCTCCTTCTGTGGGATGGTGAGTGGTATCTGACTGACTTGTGTGACTCTGCCCTGAcaggaagcagaggaaatgcacaTCAAGGCCATCCAGatcaaggagcagctcctagggcaGGAGGATTATGAAGTTGCCCTCTCCGTGGGCCATCTCGCCTCCCTCTACAACTATGACATGAACCAGTATGAAAATGCTGAAAAGCTTTATCTGAGATCCATAGCAATTGGTAAGTGACTACAGGAAACTtaaaatttttagaaaataacttGGCTGTTAATCTCTAGACAACATTCTGTGGCTAGAACATAAGTGGAGAGTGTAGGCAAATTTTGTTGGTAAAAATAACGTGTTAACTCAaatgcagcccatggagatcttACCTCTCAACTCGGCTTTTCTCTTGGGTTTCTCTAGGAAAGAAGCTTTTTGGTGAAGGATACAGTGGACTTGAATACGATTACAGAGGTCTCATTAAACTGTACAATTCCATTGGCAATTATGAGAAGGTGTTTGAGTACCACAACATTTTGGCCAACTGGAACCGGTTGCGGGACCGGCAGTTCTCGGTCACGGATGCGCTGGAGGACGTCAGCACCAGCCCCCAGTCCACGGAGGAAGTGGTCCAGTCTTTTCTGATGTCTCAGAACCTCGAGGGACAGAGCAGCTAAGAACTTGGTCAATTAACCAGTTAAGGTTTTTTCCCCCAGGTTACAGGGGGAAAAGTCATACTGTGAAATCTAAACCATGTAGTTCTCTGGGGGCTGGAATTTGCGTTGAAACACTGGTCCAGTCTACTGAAGAGTGCCCATACGGATGAATGTGTGTTAAATTCCTCTCAGCATGTGTATGGCATGTTTAGTTCGGCTCACGTTTTTAACTTGGtattcccaaaaaacccccttctctctctcttctttcaaaAGAAGCTACTTTGCAGAAAGTCTGCaagaaaacattaaataaaaCTGTTTGAGTTCAAAAGAGTTGCATTCTTATTATGGATGGAAGGTTTCATCGAGAGCTTTCTGCTGATTGACAGAGAGAACAAAAGCTGTACTCTGAGGAGCTGTAGGAGAAAGGTCTTGCTGCTGTATCATTGTAGCAAAGTTCATGGTAAATAGCCAGCAAAGGGAGATGTGCTGGCCTTGGCTGCTGCCTTACCAAGAAAAGTGGCAAAGACCCACTCTGGAGAGCACCATTGCTCATTgagtgccagctgtgctgttGTGGATGCCCTGAACTGGACCAGTACAGATCCCACAGACCAGCAAGCACAGTGTCCTCGGTGCCACCACCAGTGCTCCCCTGAGCAGGACCAGGACACCACGGTGGACCAGCCTGCTAGAGACCCCTTTTGGACCAGTGGCTTTAATTTAATGTTTCTGCCCCTGCATTCACTTTGACAGTAGAACTCTCTCATTTAGGTGTCTGATCAGTGCAAATGATATCCATGTGATAGATCCAGAGCTAGGAAGTGAATTGATGGTTTGTCTGTACCCAGTGAGCTTCTGCAGAGAttcctggcagtgccacagctccaccctctccctctgctgcagccactcctcctttcctctcccaTGGGCTCTCTCTGCTACCAGAGGCCATACTGTGTTATACCAGGGAAGAGTTTTGTATTCCAGTCCAGTTCCATTTTCTGTTTCTGGAGAACACAACTTACTGTACAGGTTGCAGGGGTCAGTGAAAATGCCAAAAAGcacaacaggttttttttttgtgatgcttCATTTCTACATTAAACAAGAGTACAACCAGAAACCGATTCCTTACGTTAATTTACGAAGCAGAGCTCAGCTGTACAGACCCTCTGAGAATGCCTCTCTCACTAGCTTGTCTTAATTCTTCTGTTGGGGGCTGCGTGCTTGTGTGGGTTTGGGTTCaggtgttgttttggggtttgttttatttCCTAATGTTGGGTAAGATTTGCTAGTCTGTGTGACAAAAACTGGAACTGACTGGCTGCTGTTACCTCAGCTGTGCCCTGGATCTGGGATTCTGTGGCTTCTGTCACTTTGGGGGTTTCTCTCCCCCTCTTTTCAGGGTTTGTACCTTGGCcagtcctgcagggctgggactggATGTTCTGTTTGGGGTctggtttttgttggtttatgGGGTTTGTGGCAGGGAAAGCTGCTGGATGATCTTCAGGGAAGAAATAGAGGTTTTGGACATGACTTGGAGCTTAATGGCTCTTCTAAGTGAAATTTTACAGGCCAATAGTTCATATTCTGGTGCCttcaagtgtttttttttttgggggggaaaagctGGGTAATATCAACTTTAAAATGCAATGACATAATTAGTGAATGCAGATTAATGATTGCATATTTAGAATATCTTCACTGAGGTGAAAAGAAGTATTTGCATAAAACCCCCTGTGGTATTAGGACTTAACTGCAGTGTGTCTGCAACAGCTGCTCAGTGAAAATCCAACTTAGTTATGTGTGGATTTAAAATGTGATTTATTTATAGCAGTTTTTGTTTATGACTGTGTAGGAGCTACAGACAAATTCAGCTATACAAGGCAAAACCTTCTCCCTGAATGCCCGTGGCACTGACAAGTTATAAAGTTCTTATGAGTTCTTAAATCtttttaaaaggtatttaaagTTAAACAAGGTTTGTAGCAGTGTCAGGACTTGGGCAGGAACGTGGCTTAAAGCTGTCCTAAAGAACCTGAGTGATTCTGTACTGCAGAAGTGTTGGGGCTCCCAGCTGGGTCCCTGGGTTTGCACTGACCTGGGCTGGAGATCCTTTACCCACTCTGTTCCCAGTCCTGGGCTCTGCAGCttttggcccaggagccccagaggTGTTTGGGGTGAGGAGCATTGTTTGGCTGACAGCAGTCCCCGCCTGCCTgagcccctgctcctgctccagccctggctgtgtccctggttGTGGTTTCATTCAGGtgggggcagctgggcaggagctgtgctggacgTGCCTGCATTGCTTTGTGGTGTCCCAGCTCTGGTGGCTGTGCCCGTGTCCTTCCCAGAGCTGCCTCCGCGCTGGCAGGAAGGGGAGGGAGGTCCCAAAGCTCCCTGGGAGCCCCTTTGGCAgagccctggcccaggggctgtggtGGTGACCCGAGAGGGCtccagggctcctcctgtgcctgcGGGGAGtcctgcctggggctgagctgccctgcagctccaTCGGGCCCGGGCaggtccctcctgcagcagggcagctgtGGCTGATTGCTGACACTGCTGGGGCAGGGCGTTGGCAGGAtgatgctgcagctgcagggacagcacaggagtGACCCCGGGGGGGTTTGGTTCTGTCTCCCAGGTGGAGCTGTTGGAAGGTTCTGTGTTGGCACCTGGAGCCTGTCTGggatgctgtgctgctgctgtttgttgcTCTCTCTGCTCCCAGTGTGTTTGGTGCTGTTGAGCAGTGGGAAGCTGCTGGGATGGTGCCAGGGGCAGGTAAAGGACTCGCTGGGGGGGATCTTGCAGCGTGAGCCCCACCCTGCCCCTGCAGAGTTGTGAGCGGGGCCTGCAgtgccctctgctcccctctGGGGTTTCCAGCACTCCGTGGCTCCTCTCCCCCTCCTGCCCTAGCCCAGGGCAGGTTTTCCATGGGTCAGTACCGGGGTGGGGGCCTGACAGGTGGAACGTCCATCCAGGAAGGAATGGTTGGCATTTCCAGACACACGAGGTGCCCACACAGGGGCTGTGTGGTGCTGGCAGTGAAAGGGCAGACCTGGGAGTGGCAATCCTGTGAAATGCATCTTCTCCTTGAAGGTGAGTAAAGGAATCACCCCAGAGTCACTGGGTGCAAGTGGTGAGCACGGGTGTCACCTTAAGGTAAATTATTTTCACTCTTAATGAAGTTAAACCCTCAATATTTGATTTTGTGTGAGGTTGTTTGGGTCAGTGAGGGGGCAGCTTGCTCGAGGTGCCATTGCTGCTTCTCATGGTACAAAATGCACATTGCAGTTCATTCCCTTTCAGTCCTGAGTGTGGGAGAGCACAGGAGGAAGAACTGACCGTGCCTCAAACGGGGGAAGCTGTTGGCAAAGCCTCCCTCGGGTGATGTGGATGGACTCGGGCAGGGCAGGTGCTGCTGGTACCAACCTTTCAGCAGatccttcctcctgctgcctgtgcagagcCTGATTTTATCTGGGACTCCTTGTTCCCTTATCAGATAATTCCTGGCCAGTGTCAGTTTAAAGCTGCCTCTGCATTGAGGGGGTGTTTGAcactcctggcctggggcccttGAGCTGCTGGGCCCTGGGAGGGCTTTGGGGAGAAGTGGGGGAAATTTCCTTTAGAAATCAACTCCAGGACCTACAGAGAATTGGCAGCACTGGGAATGCTTTGTCCCTAAATCTCAGGAACGTTGTGGGCAGTGGCACAGGTGTCCCTGGGTGTGTCAAGTGTGTGCTCTGGGCTCTCGTATTCCACTACTCCTTGCAATCCTCCGTATCTATAGCATGAGTGGCCTTAGTGAGTTTGTTGAAgtgcacattttttttttcttttcaaaagtaAATTGTAAGATGAAAAAGatatatactatataaatatatagagatatttaGAAACTTGGTTTGTGGTGCACAAGTTCAGTGTTGGATCGCTAAATACTCGTCGCAGGTACCATATGTGTAACTTTTCTTTTCTGTATATTCCTTTCTGGGAAGCAATGTTGCCATGGTAACTACAACTTTACAATTTCTTTACTACTTAATGATGTGAATGAATTCTACATTTTATTGAATATTACTGGGTTCAGTACTATTTTTATACTTTATTGAACTACAGGGGATTTTAATTtaatagcattaaaaaaaaaaaaaaagatgttgctTGAACTGTATAACTGTATAAATTGAACTAATTACACAAAGCCACCTCTAAACCAGAATCTCCACCTGTAGTGCCACATTCATTTATATAAAAGTATCTTGCTCATTAccagaccctgcagcccctccctgtTGTGTCAGGACAGTTTCCTACCCCACCTCCCCTGCCATCCTTTGTGCCCACGGAGCCATCTCTGTTTGTAACCAGCATTGTGATATTCTGTAACTGTATTGCTCAATTGAAATATTGACCTAATAAATAGAGTGTTCCTGCAGCCTGGAGTACCTGCAGTGAATTGGTTACAGCCTCTCTCCCTCAGTGCCTGTCCTGGCCAGGAGAAGGTGAAATTCCTGCCTTTGGGGTCATGGGGCTTGTGTTGGTACCTGTGCAAtgtgggcaggggcaggggggagccTGGTGTACTTGCAAGATGTGGATCCTGCCCAGATCCTTCCCTATTCTTGGGGTTTTCCCCCCAAGCAGCCATGGGA from Melospiza melodia melodia isolate bMelMel2 chromosome 21, bMelMel2.pri, whole genome shotgun sequence encodes the following:
- the APPBP2 gene encoding amyloid protein-binding protein 2, which produces MAAVELEWVPETLYNTAISAVVDSYGRARRRDIRSLPENIQFDVYYKLYQQGRLCQLGSEFCELEVFAKVLRALDKRHLLHHCFQALMDHGVKVASVLAYSFSRRCSYIAESDAAVKEKAIQIGFVLGGFLSDAGWYSDAEKVFLSCLQLCTLHDEILHWFRAVECCVRLLHVRNGNCKYHLGEETFKLAQSYMDKLAKHGQQANKAALYGELCALLFAKSHYDEAYKWCIEAMKEITVGLPVKVVVDVLRQASKACVVKREFKKAEQLIKHAVYLAREHFGAKHPKYSDTLLDYGFYLLNVDNICQSVAIYQTALDIRQSVFGGKNIHVATAHEDLAYSSYVHQYSSGKFDNALFHAERAIGIITHILPEDHLLLASSKRVKALILEEIAIDCHNKETEQRLLQEAHDLHLSSLQLAKKAFGEFNVQTAKHYGNLGRLYQSMRKFKEAEEMHIKAIQIKEQLLGQEDYEVALSVGHLASLYNYDMNQYENAEKLYLRSIAIGKKLFGEGYSGLEYDYRGLIKLYNSIGNYEKVFEYHNILANWNRLRDRQFSVTDALEDVSTSPQSTEEVVQSFLMSQNLEGQSS